The following are encoded together in the Mumia sp. Pv4-285 genome:
- a CDS encoding SDR family NAD(P)-dependent oxidoreductase produces the protein MSTQHVTVVTGGTRGIGAAVARRLARDGHALVLGYARDDAAAALLRDELATTTAVEIVRADVTTDDGVEAVFSAADRLGPLTGLVNNAGATLHVGPLAETPTETVRRVVDLNLTAAVLCARRAVIAFDAVGAAGTIVNISSGAATTGSPGEYVHYAAAKAGVDALTLGLAKEVAGRGIRVVGVAPGTIETRIHADAGDPGRPARVAARIPLGRAGVPDDIAPAVAWLLSDEASYVTGSTLRIAGGL, from the coding sequence GTGAGCACTCAACACGTCACCGTCGTCACGGGCGGCACCCGGGGGATCGGCGCCGCCGTCGCACGTCGGCTCGCCCGGGACGGACACGCGCTCGTGCTCGGCTACGCCCGCGACGACGCGGCGGCGGCCTTGCTGCGCGACGAGCTCGCGACCACCACCGCGGTCGAGATCGTCCGTGCGGACGTGACGACAGACGACGGCGTCGAGGCGGTCTTCTCCGCCGCCGACCGGCTCGGTCCCCTGACGGGTCTCGTCAACAACGCCGGAGCCACGCTCCACGTCGGCCCGCTCGCCGAGACGCCGACCGAGACGGTCCGTCGCGTCGTCGACCTCAACCTCACCGCCGCCGTGCTGTGCGCACGTCGGGCGGTGATCGCCTTCGACGCCGTCGGCGCCGCGGGCACGATCGTCAACATCTCGTCGGGTGCGGCGACGACCGGCTCTCCGGGCGAGTACGTCCACTACGCGGCTGCCAAGGCCGGTGTCGACGCGCTCACCCTCGGGCTCGCCAAGGAGGTCGCCGGGCGAGGCATCCGGGTGGTCGGCGTCGCGCCCGGGACGATCGAGACGCGCATCCATGCCGATGCCGGCGACCCTGGCCGCCCGGCCCGTGTCGCGGCGCGCATCCCGCTGGGCCGCGCGGGGGTCCCCGACGACATCGCGCCGGCCGTCGCCTGGCTGCTCTCGGACGAGGCGTCGTACGTGACCGGCTCGACCTTGCGGATCGCCGGCGGGCTCTGA
- a CDS encoding alpha/beta fold hydrolase has product MKRALGSVVVVLLLLLAVLASPASAGSPGGSRGHDREVRPIVFVHGSAGSASQFQTPALRFASNGYEAEDIEAVEYDTQFQTNTLAQVHARIDAAVAALLRRTGSDRVDLVGHSLGTYVSQQYLNSSPDRAARVAHYVNIDGVTATAPPGGVDTLALWAEPWRYPGVTREITGATNVDLGEQGHTEAVTSEKSFREMFRFFTGRAPATVDVRPERGRRVVSGRVHFFVSNLPVVDGTLKVYRVNRLNGARVGRPVSTFAVTDGAFGPFVAAPFARYEFELTRGEITHHFYTEPFTRSDRFVRLMTDQPGGIVRSIMTASPRHTNLTISRNKEWWSDQGDRNDTLSIDGAEILDGIAPRTKRAIGIAVGDQLADGTSVLGQPIAAFAAVPFITGVDQYLPAPRRFSGIRLRAVPRGSHRAHTLVVPAWPSSDHWVSVQFDAH; this is encoded by the coding sequence GTGAAGCGTGCGCTCGGTTCGGTCGTCGTCGTCCTCCTGCTCCTCCTCGCCGTCCTCGCGTCACCGGCGTCGGCCGGGTCCCCTGGCGGGTCCCGTGGTCATGACCGTGAAGTCCGTCCCATCGTCTTCGTGCACGGGTCCGCGGGCTCGGCCAGCCAGTTCCAGACACCGGCGCTGCGTTTCGCGAGCAACGGGTACGAGGCGGAGGACATCGAGGCCGTCGAGTACGACACCCAGTTCCAGACCAACACGCTCGCCCAGGTCCACGCGCGGATCGACGCCGCGGTCGCGGCGCTGCTGCGCCGTACGGGTTCGGACCGTGTCGACCTCGTGGGGCACTCGCTCGGCACCTACGTCTCCCAGCAGTACCTCAACAGCTCCCCCGATCGGGCCGCTCGCGTGGCCCACTACGTGAACATCGACGGCGTCACGGCGACCGCGCCGCCCGGAGGCGTCGACACTCTGGCGCTGTGGGCCGAGCCGTGGCGCTACCCCGGTGTGACGCGCGAGATCACCGGTGCGACGAACGTCGATCTCGGCGAGCAGGGGCACACCGAGGCAGTCACCTCCGAGAAGAGCTTCCGCGAGATGTTCCGGTTCTTCACCGGCCGTGCGCCGGCAACCGTCGACGTCCGCCCCGAGCGCGGTCGCCGCGTGGTCTCGGGCCGGGTCCACTTCTTCGTGAGCAACCTGCCCGTGGTCGACGGGACGCTGAAGGTCTATCGCGTCAACAGGCTGAACGGTGCTCGCGTCGGCCGTCCCGTGTCGACGTTCGCGGTCACCGACGGTGCGTTCGGCCCGTTCGTGGCCGCGCCGTTCGCGCGGTACGAGTTCGAGCTCACCCGCGGCGAGATCACCCACCACTTCTACACGGAGCCCTTCACGCGCTCGGACCGGTTCGTCCGCCTCATGACCGACCAGCCGGGCGGCATCGTCCGCAGCATCATGACGGCGTCGCCACGGCACACGAACCTCACGATCAGCCGCAACAAGGAGTGGTGGAGCGACCAGGGCGACCGCAACGACACCCTCAGCATCGACGGCGCCGAGATCCTCGACGGGATCGCGCCCCGGACCAAGCGTGCGATCGGCATCGCGGTCGGCGACCAGCTCGCGGACGGCACCAGCGTGCTGGGTCAGCCGATCGCCGCGTTCGCCGCGGTCCCGTTCATCACCGGCGTCGACCAGTACCTTCCGGCGCCGCGCCGGTTCAGCGGCATCCGGCTCCGTGCGGTGCCGCGTGGTTCCCATCGGGCGCACACGCTCGTCGTCCCGGCGTGGCCGTCGTCGGACCACTGGGTGTCGGTGCAGTTCGACGCGCACTGA
- a CDS encoding helix-turn-helix domain-containing protein produces MLEVLGFSRDEFDLYRALVEVASATAAELAATVGMDTDEVAAFLASLEQRGLVSRHENEHPAHFTASPPTVAIGSLIVERQRWLRRAEIELERLNDLYRKAADDRTASDLVDLVPGREAGMQRINQLLRGARREARMTIRTTKLTSDGYDFVEERRALDRGVTFRLLSERGVLDRPNSFGEFRDGQGLDVRLAASLPSRLLIVDSEIAMVPVMAAPDDLSGGALIVHRSGLLDSLIALFEGLWTAGAPLLESAAAEGGPSELDETDARILRLLNAGLTDHKVANQLGLSARTVQRRMSNLMEKAEVETRLQLGVAAKRRGWL; encoded by the coding sequence GTGCTCGAGGTGCTGGGCTTCTCCCGCGACGAGTTCGACCTGTACCGCGCGCTCGTCGAGGTCGCGAGCGCCACGGCGGCGGAGCTCGCCGCGACGGTCGGCATGGACACCGACGAGGTCGCCGCTTTCCTCGCCTCGCTCGAGCAGCGAGGACTCGTCAGCAGGCACGAGAACGAGCACCCCGCCCACTTCACCGCGTCGCCGCCGACGGTCGCGATCGGGTCGCTCATCGTCGAGCGGCAGCGCTGGCTGCGGCGGGCCGAGATCGAGCTCGAGCGCCTCAACGACCTCTACCGGAAGGCGGCCGACGACCGGACCGCCTCCGACCTCGTCGACCTCGTGCCCGGACGCGAGGCCGGCATGCAGCGGATCAACCAGCTGCTCCGCGGTGCCCGCCGGGAGGCGCGGATGACCATCCGGACGACCAAGCTGACCTCGGACGGCTACGACTTCGTGGAGGAGCGCCGCGCGCTGGACCGCGGCGTGACGTTCCGCCTGCTCTCCGAGCGTGGCGTGCTCGATCGCCCGAACTCGTTCGGCGAGTTCCGTGACGGGCAGGGCCTGGACGTACGCCTCGCCGCCTCGCTCCCGTCCCGCCTGCTGATCGTCGACTCGGAGATCGCGATGGTGCCGGTGATGGCGGCGCCGGACGACCTGAGCGGCGGCGCGCTGATCGTGCACCGCAGCGGACTCCTCGACAGTCTCATCGCGCTGTTCGAAGGGCTCTGGACAGCCGGTGCGCCGCTGCTCGAGAGCGCGGCCGCCGAGGGAGGTCCGAGCGAGCTCGACGAGACCGACGCACGGATCCTCCGACTGCTCAATGCGGGCCTCACCGACCACAAGGTCGCCAACCAGCTGGGGCTCTCCGCGCGTACGGTCCAGCGCCGCATGAGCAACCTCATGGAGAAGGCCGAGGTCGAGACGCGCCTGCAGCTCGGTGTCGCGGCGAAGCGTCGGGGCTGGCTCTAG
- a CDS encoding gamma carbonic anhydrase family protein has translation MTDAPLLRTIGGTSPDLDPTSYVAPTAVLTGSVTLGPQASVWYGAVLRADNAPITIGERSNVQDGCVFHVDTDKPVSLGAGVSVGHRAVLHGCTVEDDCLIGMGAVVLNGAHIGAGSMVAAGAVVLQDTEVPPGSLVAGVPGKVRRPLTDEEREGLKTNARNYLALSELHRDAD, from the coding sequence ATGACCGACGCACCTCTGCTCCGCACCATCGGCGGGACCAGCCCTGACCTCGATCCGACCTCGTACGTCGCACCGACGGCCGTGCTCACCGGCAGCGTGACGCTCGGGCCGCAGGCGAGCGTCTGGTACGGCGCCGTGCTCCGCGCCGACAACGCCCCCATCACCATCGGCGAACGCAGCAACGTCCAGGACGGGTGCGTCTTCCACGTCGACACCGACAAGCCCGTGAGCCTCGGCGCCGGTGTCTCCGTCGGCCACCGGGCGGTGCTGCACGGCTGCACCGTCGAGGACGACTGCCTGATCGGGATGGGCGCGGTCGTGCTCAACGGTGCTCACATCGGCGCCGGTTCGATGGTCGCCGCGGGCGCCGTCGTCCTCCAGGACACCGAGGTTCCGCCGGGATCGCTCGTCGCGGGCGTCCCGGGCAAGGTGCGGCGCCCGCTCACCGACGAGGAGCGTGAAGGGTTGAAGACCAATGCCCGCAACTACCTCGCGCTGAGCGAGCTGCACCGCGACGCGGACTGA
- a CDS encoding zinc-binding dehydrogenase, which translates to MTPSEATMRAVQVQQYGDPEVMKVVDLPPPVPGPGELVVDVAVADVIFLDALLRGGGGEGWGMSTPYVGGGAVAGTVAAVGVGVDPARIGERVVARSGTQGAYAERVAVADVLAVALPDEVGDEEAAALSRDGVTALRLLDVTRVGAGDRVLVNAATGGCGALVVQAALERGATVVGAARGERKLALVRELGAEAVDYSLPGWTEKVVAALGGQPPTVLLDGAGGTPGQEAFTVLADGGRLVAYGAAGGFLEPDEREVRRRGLQVDGIAGVQLADEDIRALTVQALEMLRGGRWSPVIRQRYPLDAAADAHRGLEERTAIGKTLLVVAPLVPEVNNR; encoded by the coding sequence ATGACCCCGAGCGAGGCGACGATGCGAGCGGTGCAGGTGCAGCAGTACGGAGATCCCGAGGTGATGAAGGTCGTCGACCTCCCGCCTCCGGTGCCCGGACCAGGTGAGCTCGTGGTCGACGTCGCGGTCGCGGACGTGATCTTCCTGGATGCCCTGCTGCGCGGCGGTGGTGGCGAGGGCTGGGGGATGTCGACCCCGTACGTCGGTGGTGGTGCCGTCGCCGGCACGGTCGCCGCGGTCGGTGTCGGGGTCGACCCGGCGCGGATCGGCGAGCGGGTCGTCGCTCGCTCGGGGACGCAGGGGGCGTACGCCGAGCGTGTCGCGGTCGCCGACGTGCTGGCCGTCGCACTGCCGGACGAGGTCGGCGACGAGGAGGCCGCGGCGCTGTCCCGGGACGGTGTGACGGCGCTCCGCCTGCTCGACGTCACCCGTGTCGGTGCGGGCGACCGGGTGCTGGTCAACGCGGCGACGGGCGGCTGCGGGGCGCTCGTCGTCCAGGCGGCGCTCGAGCGTGGTGCGACCGTGGTCGGGGCTGCGCGCGGTGAGCGCAAGCTCGCGCTGGTCCGCGAGCTCGGAGCCGAGGCGGTCGACTACTCGCTGCCCGGGTGGACGGAGAAGGTCGTCGCCGCGCTGGGTGGTCAGCCGCCGACGGTCCTGCTCGACGGTGCCGGTGGGACGCCAGGACAGGAGGCGTTCACGGTGCTGGCCGATGGCGGCCGGCTGGTCGCGTACGGGGCAGCGGGTGGGTTTCTGGAGCCGGACGAGCGCGAGGTCCGCCGCCGGGGACTCCAAGTGGACGGCATCGCGGGTGTTCAGCTCGCGGACGAAGACATCCGGGCGCTGACCGTCCAGGCGCTGGAGATGCTGAGGGGTGGGAGGTGGTCGCCGGTGATCCGGCAGCGGTACCCGCTCGACGCGGCCGCGGACGCGCACCGAGGGCTGGAGGAGCGTACGGCGATCGGCAAGACGCTGCTCGTCGTCGCACCGTTGGTGCCGGAGGTTAACAACCGTTAA
- a CDS encoding carboxyl transferase domain-containing protein, producing the protein MHPTGMRELVAELRERLGTVRTGGPARARDKHEKRGKLFVRDRVDRLLDPGSPFLEIAPLAAYGMYGADGDPYAVPSAGAVAGIGRVSGRECVIVANDATVKGGTYYPLTVKKHLRAQTIAAENHLPCLYLVDSGGAFLPMQDEVFPDREHFGRIFFNQAQMSARGIPQIAAVMGSCTAGGAYVPAMSDETVIVRDQGTIFLGGPPLVKAATGEVVTAEELGGGEVHARRSGVVDHLADDDAHALAILRSIVSTFERRTPPSLERSAVVEPLEAPDTLYDVVPTDSRTPYDVRDVIRRVVDGSTFHEFKPLYGETLVCAFARIWGYPVAIVANNGILFSESSLKGAHFIELANQRGVPLVFLQNISGFMVGREYENGGIAKDGAKLVTAVASSVVPRFTVVIGGSYGAGNYGMSGRAYDPRFLWMWPNAKISVMGGEQASSVLATVRRDGIEARGEEWSSEDEEAFRAPIRAQYEEQGSAYYSTARLWDDGIIDPADTRRVLGMALQASSNAPIPEPHYGVFRM; encoded by the coding sequence ATGCACCCCACCGGCATGCGCGAGCTCGTCGCCGAGCTGCGCGAACGCCTCGGCACCGTGCGCACCGGCGGCCCCGCCCGTGCCCGCGACAAGCACGAGAAGCGCGGCAAGCTGTTCGTCCGCGACCGCGTCGACCGTCTCCTCGACCCCGGCTCGCCCTTCCTCGAGATCGCGCCGCTCGCGGCGTACGGGATGTACGGCGCCGACGGCGACCCGTACGCGGTCCCGAGCGCCGGTGCGGTCGCCGGCATCGGCCGCGTGTCGGGGCGCGAGTGCGTGATCGTCGCGAACGACGCGACCGTCAAGGGCGGCACCTACTACCCGTTGACCGTCAAGAAACACCTCCGTGCCCAGACGATCGCCGCCGAGAACCACCTCCCGTGCCTCTATCTCGTCGACTCCGGCGGCGCCTTCCTGCCGATGCAGGACGAGGTGTTCCCAGACCGTGAGCACTTCGGACGCATCTTCTTCAACCAGGCGCAGATGTCGGCGCGGGGCATCCCCCAGATCGCGGCCGTGATGGGCTCGTGCACCGCCGGCGGCGCGTACGTCCCCGCGATGAGCGACGAGACCGTCATCGTCCGCGACCAGGGCACGATCTTCCTCGGCGGTCCCCCGCTGGTGAAGGCCGCGACCGGCGAGGTCGTCACGGCGGAGGAGCTCGGTGGCGGAGAGGTCCACGCACGCCGGTCCGGCGTGGTCGACCACCTGGCGGACGACGACGCCCACGCGCTCGCGATCCTGCGCAGCATCGTCTCCACCTTCGAACGCCGCACGCCGCCGAGCCTCGAGCGCAGCGCCGTGGTGGAGCCGCTCGAGGCGCCCGACACCCTGTACGACGTGGTGCCGACCGACTCGCGCACCCCGTACGACGTGCGCGACGTGATCCGGCGCGTGGTCGACGGCTCGACGTTCCACGAGTTCAAGCCGCTCTACGGCGAGACCCTCGTGTGTGCGTTCGCCCGGATCTGGGGCTACCCGGTCGCGATCGTCGCCAACAACGGCATCCTCTTCTCGGAGTCGTCGCTCAAGGGCGCACACTTCATCGAGCTCGCCAACCAGCGGGGTGTGCCGCTCGTCTTCCTCCAGAACATCTCCGGCTTCATGGTCGGGCGCGAGTACGAGAACGGCGGCATCGCGAAGGACGGCGCCAAGCTCGTCACGGCGGTCGCCTCCTCGGTCGTGCCGCGGTTCACGGTCGTCATCGGCGGCTCGTACGGTGCCGGCAACTACGGCATGTCCGGCCGGGCGTACGACCCGCGGTTCCTCTGGATGTGGCCCAACGCCAAGATCTCCGTGATGGGCGGCGAGCAGGCGTCGTCCGTGCTCGCGACCGTCCGCCGCGACGGCATCGAGGCGCGCGGCGAGGAGTGGAGCTCCGAGGACGAGGAGGCGTTCCGGGCGCCGATCCGCGCGCAGTACGAGGAGCAGGGCTCGGCCTACTACTCCACCGCCCGGCTCTGGGACGACGGGATCATCGACCCCGCCGACACCCGGCGCGTACTCGGCATGGCGCTGCAGGCGTCGTCGAACGCGCCGATCCCAGAACCCCACTACGGCGTCTTCCGGATGTGA
- a CDS encoding M14 family zinc carboxypeptidase, translating to MRHSRLLSAAVVTASVALLGTSLVASTATAEAPYRVTLPAAAEGIQTPEEFFGFEMGAEGKLAAYPDVLDYMKSIAKSSDRVDYETVGETTMGNEYATVFISAPKNLERLDEIVAANQKLSDPRNTSEAEAKALAKNSLPIYHLEATIHSTEVGNGQAINDIVHRLATEDSEFTEEVLTNSVIMLVPSQNPDGQHLVVDHFNRTAGTNLARTYPDLYHKYTGHDDNRDWTMFTQIEAQYRLELEKKYRPVMTHILHQQGNSGERLFVPPYGGVTSANVPPNMNALSSAVGQHAMRQLAAEGKSGVGTDDYHIFWTLEQPVGFFPFTGTGAYLTELASAVDLAYPQKSNDGKPLGPQVPTQALIEPYEKDTWTLKDIVEYANTATYAGMEYVAQNGEKLLYDNLFAVPQEYMENGVKSGVQAYVVDAEQRDPYATYEMLQRLDWTQVEIDRATAPFTAGGKEYAAGSYVIQTKQPRGNWVDQVLGKDTYPTDDLPYAEATTSLPIQMGVAVDEVKEPVQAQVERVESVEVPEVTMPAAPGASGAYLVRPESYGTIQMVAALQKSNITTFRAGKEFADGGTTYPAGTYVVPATPQARSVLATASKKVGVPVAATAAAPRVEGIQLKPRTRVGLLRGANNMPGGWDMWLMDQYKVNYEVVGAQDFQSGKLIDVYDTIVLPQGISKSRIVDGLDPERYDEEFAWAYGVGEEGWKKLRQFVRQGGTLLAIGSSVATAKELLDLPIEPSLPTDRDEFATGGSLLNHEFDNTDMVAWGMPDEWPVWLYNTQAWTPTGRKADVVSTYPESNVLASGYLKGEEHIAGDANVVSFDIGKGKVVTYGSEITFRSLPRSSFNLLYNAVYGGPAAEVNRTQMRGLKPAFSANGTLLQ from the coding sequence ATGAGACACAGCCGATTGCTCTCCGCCGCCGTCGTCACGGCGTCGGTCGCCTTGCTCGGGACCAGCCTGGTCGCGTCCACCGCCACCGCGGAGGCGCCGTACCGGGTCACCTTGCCGGCCGCAGCGGAAGGCATCCAGACACCCGAGGAGTTCTTCGGGTTCGAGATGGGAGCGGAGGGGAAGCTCGCCGCGTACCCCGACGTCCTCGACTACATGAAGTCCATCGCCAAGAGCTCCGACCGGGTCGACTACGAGACGGTCGGCGAGACGACGATGGGGAACGAGTACGCGACCGTCTTCATCAGCGCACCGAAGAACCTCGAGCGGCTCGACGAGATCGTCGCGGCCAACCAGAAGCTGTCCGACCCGCGCAACACGTCGGAGGCCGAGGCGAAGGCGCTCGCCAAGAACAGCCTTCCGATCTACCACCTCGAGGCCACGATCCACTCGACCGAGGTCGGCAACGGGCAGGCGATCAACGACATCGTGCACCGCCTCGCGACCGAGGACTCCGAGTTCACCGAAGAGGTCCTCACCAACTCGGTCATCATGCTCGTGCCGTCGCAGAACCCTGACGGCCAGCACCTCGTCGTGGACCACTTCAACCGGACCGCGGGCACCAACCTGGCGAGGACGTACCCGGACCTCTACCACAAGTACACCGGGCACGACGACAACCGTGACTGGACGATGTTCACGCAGATCGAGGCTCAGTACCGCCTCGAGCTGGAGAAGAAGTACCGCCCGGTGATGACGCACATCCTGCATCAGCAGGGCAACTCCGGTGAGCGCCTCTTCGTTCCGCCGTACGGGGGCGTGACCAGCGCCAACGTGCCGCCCAACATGAACGCCCTCAGCTCCGCCGTCGGTCAGCACGCGATGCGGCAGCTCGCGGCGGAGGGCAAGTCCGGTGTGGGGACGGACGACTACCACATCTTCTGGACCCTGGAGCAGCCCGTCGGATTCTTCCCGTTCACGGGCACCGGCGCGTACCTCACCGAGCTCGCCTCGGCCGTCGACCTCGCGTACCCGCAGAAGTCGAACGACGGCAAGCCGCTCGGCCCGCAGGTCCCGACCCAGGCGCTGATCGAGCCGTACGAGAAGGACACCTGGACGCTCAAGGACATCGTCGAGTACGCCAACACGGCCACGTACGCGGGCATGGAGTACGTCGCGCAGAACGGCGAGAAGCTGCTGTACGACAACCTTTTCGCGGTCCCGCAGGAGTACATGGAGAACGGTGTGAAGTCCGGGGTCCAGGCGTACGTCGTCGACGCCGAGCAGCGCGACCCGTACGCGACGTACGAGATGCTGCAGCGCCTCGACTGGACACAGGTCGAGATCGATCGGGCGACCGCCCCGTTCACCGCCGGCGGCAAGGAGTACGCCGCCGGGTCGTACGTGATCCAGACCAAGCAGCCGCGCGGCAACTGGGTCGACCAGGTGCTCGGCAAGGACACCTACCCGACCGACGACCTGCCGTACGCCGAGGCGACGACGAGCCTACCGATCCAGATGGGCGTCGCGGTCGACGAGGTGAAGGAGCCGGTCCAGGCGCAGGTCGAGCGGGTCGAGTCGGTGGAGGTTCCCGAGGTGACGATGCCGGCAGCGCCGGGCGCATCCGGGGCGTACCTCGTACGGCCTGAGTCGTACGGCACGATCCAGATGGTGGCGGCGCTGCAGAAGTCCAACATCACCACCTTCCGCGCCGGCAAGGAGTTCGCCGACGGTGGCACGACGTACCCGGCGGGCACGTACGTGGTCCCGGCGACGCCGCAGGCGCGCTCCGTCCTGGCGACGGCGAGCAAGAAGGTCGGCGTCCCGGTGGCGGCGACCGCGGCGGCTCCGAGGGTCGAGGGCATCCAGCTCAAGCCGCGTACGCGGGTCGGCCTGCTCCGTGGGGCGAACAACATGCCCGGCGGCTGGGACATGTGGCTGATGGACCAGTACAAGGTCAACTACGAGGTCGTCGGTGCTCAGGACTTCCAGAGCGGGAAGCTCATCGATGTGTACGACACGATCGTGCTGCCGCAGGGCATCTCCAAGTCGCGCATCGTCGACGGGCTCGACCCGGAGCGCTACGACGAGGAGTTCGCGTGGGCGTACGGCGTCGGTGAGGAGGGCTGGAAGAAGCTGCGCCAGTTCGTCCGCCAGGGCGGCACGCTGCTCGCGATCGGGTCGTCGGTGGCGACGGCCAAGGAGCTGCTGGACCTGCCGATCGAGCCGTCGCTGCCGACCGACCGTGACGAGTTCGCGACCGGCGGCAGCCTGCTGAACCACGAGTTCGACAACACCGACATGGTGGCGTGGGGCATGCCGGACGAGTGGCCGGTGTGGCTGTACAACACGCAGGCGTGGACGCCGACGGGTCGCAAGGCGGACGTGGTCTCCACGTACCCGGAGTCGAACGTGCTCGCCAGCGGCTACCTCAAGGGCGAGGAGCACATCGCGGGTGACGCCAACGTGGTGTCGTTCGACATCGGCAAGGGCAAGGTGGTGACGTACGGGTCGGAGATCACGTTCCGGTCGCTGCCCCGCTCGTCGTTCAACCTGCTCTACAACGCGGTGTACGGCGGACCGGCGGCGGAGGTGAACCGGACCCAGATGCGGGGTCTCAAGCCGGCGTTCTCCGCCAACGGCACGCTGCTGCAGTAG
- a CDS encoding TetR/AcrR family transcriptional regulator, translating to MATTRQEQILTTAASLFAERGFHGVSVHDIGAACGVSGPALYRHFAGKDAILSEMLIGISHTLRSGGRTRVDEATDAKEALDALVAFHIDFALSNPALIVVQEREWTNLDEASQESVRELQLDYVDTWVTALRSLRPELDQRTARAAVQATFGLLNSTPHSARISTDAMAELLTQMARRALLG from the coding sequence GTGGCCACCACCCGTCAGGAGCAGATCCTCACCACCGCAGCCTCGCTCTTCGCCGAGCGCGGTTTCCACGGCGTCTCCGTGCACGACATCGGCGCCGCGTGCGGAGTGTCGGGTCCGGCGCTCTACCGTCACTTCGCCGGCAAGGACGCGATCCTGTCCGAGATGCTGATCGGCATCAGCCACACCCTCCGCAGCGGCGGTCGTACGCGGGTCGACGAGGCGACCGACGCCAAGGAGGCCCTCGACGCACTGGTCGCGTTCCACATCGACTTCGCACTCTCCAACCCGGCGCTGATCGTCGTGCAGGAGCGCGAGTGGACCAACCTCGACGAGGCGAGCCAGGAGAGCGTGCGCGAGCTCCAGCTCGACTACGTCGACACCTGGGTCACCGCCCTCCGCAGCCTCCGCCCGGAGCTCGACCAGCGCACCGCCCGCGCTGCCGTGCAGGCGACGTTCGGCCTGCTGAACTCCACCCCGCACAGCGCCCGGATCTCGACCGACGCGATGGCCGAGCTCCTCACGCAGATGGCCCGACGCGCCCTGCTCGGATGA